In a single window of the Agrobacterium fabrum str. C58 genome:
- a CDS encoding RsmB/NOP family class I SAM-dependent RNA methyltransferase, whose product MRLGGRLAGAIEVLADIEGRRRPVADALKDWGLAHRFAGSGDRAAIGNIVYDALRMKLSHAWLMDDDSAASLAYAVLLRQWGKSFAELTAEFDGDKFAPAAPDAERQQAFLSRSLSDAPAYIQGDVPEWVQSSLETAFGERWLAEAQALNERPTLDLRANTLKATRDKVLKALEESGAEATRIARQGLRIPAGEGPSRLPNVTAELSFQKGWFEVQDEGSQIVADLAGAREGEQVLDYCAGGGGKTLAMAASMNNKGQVHAFDADRKRLAPIIERLKRAGTRNVQVHDRAAGLAPFQEKFDRVLVDAPCTGTGTWRRRPDTKWRLTARNLEERVQQQGEALSQAKGFVRPGGELLYVTCSVLPEENEQQVRRFCEENPEFAIGSALERWQSIFSGNANKPHSSDGKTVTLTPATTDTDGFFFCLMKRKA is encoded by the coding sequence ATGCGTTTGGGCGGGCGTTTGGCCGGAGCAATCGAAGTATTGGCGGATATTGAGGGACGCAGGCGTCCCGTCGCCGATGCGCTGAAGGATTGGGGTCTCGCCCATCGTTTTGCCGGCTCCGGCGACAGGGCCGCCATCGGCAACATCGTTTATGACGCGCTTCGTATGAAACTGTCGCACGCCTGGCTGATGGATGACGATAGCGCCGCCTCGCTTGCCTATGCTGTTCTGCTGCGGCAATGGGGCAAAAGCTTTGCGGAACTGACGGCGGAATTCGACGGCGATAAATTCGCCCCCGCCGCGCCCGACGCGGAAAGGCAGCAGGCCTTTCTTTCCCGTTCACTTTCCGACGCGCCGGCCTATATTCAGGGCGATGTTCCCGAATGGGTTCAATCTTCCCTCGAAACTGCCTTCGGGGAGCGTTGGCTCGCCGAGGCGCAGGCGCTCAACGAGCGACCGACCCTAGACCTGCGCGCCAACACGCTGAAGGCAACCCGGGACAAGGTTCTGAAGGCGCTTGAGGAAAGCGGCGCGGAAGCCACTCGGATTGCCCGGCAGGGTCTGCGTATACCCGCCGGTGAAGGCCCTTCCCGCCTGCCGAATGTCACCGCCGAACTTTCCTTCCAGAAGGGTTGGTTCGAGGTGCAGGATGAAGGCTCACAGATCGTCGCCGATCTTGCCGGTGCCCGGGAAGGTGAACAGGTCCTCGATTATTGCGCCGGTGGTGGCGGCAAGACGTTGGCCATGGCCGCCAGCATGAACAATAAAGGTCAGGTCCACGCTTTCGATGCCGATCGCAAGCGGCTCGCGCCGATCATCGAGCGGCTGAAGCGGGCCGGTACGCGCAATGTGCAGGTGCATGATCGCGCAGCGGGTCTTGCGCCGTTCCAGGAAAAATTCGACCGCGTTCTGGTCGATGCACCCTGCACCGGCACCGGAACCTGGCGCCGCCGCCCCGACACCAAATGGCGGCTGACGGCGCGCAATCTGGAAGAACGCGTGCAGCAGCAGGGCGAGGCGCTTTCGCAAGCCAAGGGTTTCGTGCGCCCGGGCGGCGAGCTACTTTATGTTACCTGTTCGGTTCTGCCCGAGGAAAATGAGCAGCAGGTCAGGCGCTTCTGCGAGGAAAATCCAGAATTTGCCATCGGTTCGGCTCTGGAGCGCTGGCAGTCGATTTTCAGTGGCAATGCGAATAAACCGCATTCTTCAGATGGCAAGACGGTGACGCTCACGCCTGCAACCACAGATACGGACGGTTTCTTCTTCTGCTTGATGAAACGCAAAGCATAA
- a CDS encoding septal ring lytic transglycosylase RlpA family protein — MLNIRRITFTAATIAACSIIAPLQANAANGCGGASWYALSSKTASGERMNAANLTAAHRSLRFGTKVKVTNARNGKAVVVRINDRGPFIKGRVLDLSKAAAKNIGMISSGTAKVCYEIVKAD; from the coding sequence TTGTTGAATATCCGTCGTATAACTTTCACCGCTGCAACTATAGCCGCCTGTTCCATCATCGCGCCTCTTCAGGCGAATGCGGCAAATGGTTGTGGAGGCGCATCGTGGTATGCGTTGTCCTCCAAGACTGCTTCGGGCGAGCGCATGAACGCCGCCAACCTGACCGCCGCTCACCGCTCCCTGCGGTTCGGCACCAAGGTCAAGGTGACGAATGCCCGCAATGGCAAGGCCGTTGTAGTGCGCATCAACGACCGCGGGCCGTTCATCAAGGGCCGCGTTCTCGATCTTTCCAAAGCTGCCGCCAAGAATATCGGCATGATCAGCTCCGGCACTGCCAAGGTCTGCTACGAGATCGTCAAGGCCGATTGA
- a CDS encoding SDR family oxidoreductase has translation MHVMIFGAGYSGKAIANALKTKAASVCGTTRSADKFANLAAAGMTPLLFDGVHLDDDLIAAMRNVTHLVQSIAPGKDGDPLFALLGGDLKKLLPNLKWLAYLSTVGVYGDHHGAWVNETTPCRPVSARSVERVAAEAAWTEAAQSADVPLSILRLSGIYGPGRNTFMNFEKGTARRLVKKDQVFNRIRVEDIGAAIAFLALKNERGIFNVTDDEPCPPQDVVSFAADLMGVVPPAEQDFGTADLTPMARSFYGENKRVSNAKIRELGFDFRFPEYRQSLKQLWESSLWRG, from the coding sequence ATGCATGTGATGATTTTCGGCGCGGGATATTCAGGGAAAGCCATTGCCAACGCGTTGAAAACCAAGGCTGCAAGTGTCTGCGGCACCACACGCAGCGCGGATAAGTTCGCAAACCTCGCCGCCGCCGGCATGACGCCGCTGCTCTTCGACGGCGTCCATCTCGATGACGATCTCATCGCTGCGATGCGCAATGTTACCCATCTCGTGCAATCCATCGCTCCAGGCAAGGACGGCGACCCTCTGTTTGCGCTTCTGGGCGGCGATCTGAAAAAGCTCCTGCCCAATCTGAAATGGTTAGCCTATCTTTCCACCGTCGGCGTCTATGGCGACCATCACGGCGCCTGGGTGAACGAGACGACACCCTGTCGCCCGGTCTCCGCACGCTCCGTGGAGCGGGTAGCCGCCGAGGCCGCGTGGACTGAGGCAGCCCAAAGCGCAGATGTGCCGCTTTCCATCCTGCGCCTGTCCGGAATTTATGGCCCGGGACGCAATACCTTCATGAATTTCGAGAAGGGAACGGCGCGACGGCTGGTGAAGAAGGATCAGGTATTCAATCGCATCCGTGTCGAGGATATCGGCGCGGCAATCGCCTTTCTGGCACTGAAGAACGAACGCGGCATCTTCAACGTGACCGACGACGAACCCTGCCCACCGCAGGATGTGGTGAGCTTCGCGGCCGACCTAATGGGTGTTGTCCCCCCTGCTGAACAGGATTTCGGAACCGCCGATCTGACGCCGATGGCGCGCTCTTTTTATGGCGAAAACAAGCGCGTTTCCAATGCTAAAATAAGGGAACTCGGCTTTGATTTCCGCTTTCCGGAGTATCGGCAGTCGCTGAAGCAATTATGGGAAAGCAGCCTCTGGCGTGGCTGA
- the queG gene encoding tRNA epoxyqueuosine(34) reductase QueG translates to MDVADDKQRIRARKLTDFVRQEALLLGFDLCRITAPDSIPLAPERLRQFLENGYHGTMAWMEETEARRAEPKTLWGDVRSIVMFGLNYGPDEDPRGLLSKPDKAAISVYARNRDYHDIIKGRLKEIATRFAARAGEDVKVFVDTAPVMEKPLAAAAGLGWQGKHTNLVSRSHGSWLFLGSMFTTAELCVDEAERDHCGSCRACLDACPTAAFPAPYQLDARRCISYLTIEHKGPIPHEFRPMIGNRIYGCDDCLAACPWNKFAASASEMKLKAREDLKEPSIAFLLTLDDAAFRSFFSGSPVKRIGRNRFIRNVLIAAGNSADRHFVEQCKALAEADPSAEVRGMAAWALSRLMDRDEFRTYSAGRAPETDPEAEMEWQLAEA, encoded by the coding sequence ATCGACGTTGCCGACGACAAGCAGCGAATACGCGCGCGCAAACTGACGGATTTCGTTCGTCAGGAGGCGCTTTTACTCGGCTTCGATCTGTGTCGCATCACGGCGCCCGACAGCATTCCGCTTGCACCGGAGCGGCTGCGGCAGTTTCTCGAGAATGGCTACCACGGCACCATGGCGTGGATGGAGGAAACCGAGGCGCGTCGGGCGGAGCCAAAAACGCTCTGGGGCGATGTGCGCTCCATCGTCATGTTCGGCCTCAATTACGGGCCGGACGAAGATCCGCGTGGCCTGCTTTCGAAACCAGACAAGGCAGCCATTTCGGTCTATGCCCGCAACCGCGATTACCATGACATCATCAAGGGGCGGCTGAAGGAGATCGCCACGCGCTTTGCTGCCCGCGCCGGTGAGGATGTGAAAGTCTTCGTCGATACCGCCCCGGTGATGGAAAAGCCGCTTGCCGCCGCCGCCGGTCTCGGCTGGCAGGGCAAGCACACCAATCTCGTCAGCCGCAGCCATGGCTCCTGGCTGTTTCTGGGCAGCATGTTCACCACCGCCGAGCTCTGTGTTGACGAGGCCGAGAGGGATCATTGCGGTTCCTGCCGCGCCTGCCTCGACGCCTGTCCCACGGCGGCTTTTCCTGCCCCCTATCAGCTGGACGCGCGCCGCTGCATCTCCTATCTCACCATTGAGCACAAGGGACCGATCCCGCACGAATTCCGGCCGATGATCGGCAACCGCATCTATGGCTGTGATGATTGCCTTGCCGCCTGTCCGTGGAACAAGTTCGCGGCCAGCGCCTCCGAGATGAAGCTGAAGGCGCGCGAAGATCTGAAGGAACCATCCATCGCCTTTCTGCTGACGCTTGACGATGCCGCCTTTCGCAGCTTTTTCAGCGGCTCCCCCGTCAAGCGCATCGGCCGCAATCGCTTCATCCGCAATGTGCTGATTGCCGCGGGAAACTCTGCCGACCGGCATTTCGTGGAACAATGCAAGGCACTTGCGGAGGCCGACCCTTCCGCGGAAGTGCGCGGCATGGCCGCATGGGCTTTGTCGCGGCTTATGGACAGGGACGAATTCCGTACATACTCTGCCGGTCGCGCACCGGAGACTGATCCGGAGGCGGAAATGGAATGGCAACTGGCAGAGGCATGA